The proteins below are encoded in one region of Amycolatopsis acidiphila:
- a CDS encoding HAD family hydrolase produces MLITTDVGDTLGSFDRPGTADVLRDIALAPDNAAEIDRNILHVVPELTDEVAELVRERLLINTSDWPQIWPTGGFTAYPGTLAALERLAALAPVVALSNVSCIAGPARMGDLLDQCGQHLAGVYTSYQLRARKPQPRSWTTIATEHQVPVSDIVHLGDRVPEDIRGALAAGCRAAVLVNTRDVDIPDDVHRDPRVAVVPDLAGAAEHLAKLAGAPA; encoded by the coding sequence GTGCTGATCACCACCGACGTGGGCGACACCCTCGGCTCGTTCGATCGGCCCGGCACGGCGGACGTGCTGCGGGACATCGCGCTGGCGCCGGACAACGCGGCCGAGATCGACCGCAACATCCTGCACGTCGTGCCCGAACTCACCGACGAGGTCGCCGAACTGGTGCGCGAGCGGTTGCTCATCAACACCTCCGACTGGCCGCAGATCTGGCCGACCGGCGGGTTCACCGCCTACCCCGGCACGCTGGCCGCCCTGGAACGCCTCGCGGCCCTGGCACCGGTGGTGGCGCTGTCGAACGTCTCCTGCATCGCCGGGCCCGCCAGGATGGGCGACCTTCTTGACCAGTGCGGGCAGCACCTCGCCGGGGTGTACACCAGCTACCAGCTGCGTGCACGCAAACCCCAGCCCCGGTCCTGGACCACGATCGCCACCGAGCACCAGGTGCCGGTCAGCGACATCGTGCACCTCGGGGACCGCGTGCCCGAAGACATCCGGGGAGCGCTCGCCGCCGGGTGCCGGGCCGCCGTGCTCGTCAACACCCGCGACGTCGACATCCCGGACGACGTTCACCGCGACCCGCGTGTCGCCGTGGTACCCGATCTCGCCGGCGCCGCCGAACACCTCGCGAAACTGGCAGGAGCACCTGCATGA
- a CDS encoding SAM-dependent methyltransferase, whose protein sequence is MSVTISPMPEERGRYWNGLCSHPHGGCGATFTWPHNRIRQQRHWGELPRLCLCYPHISRVENAIVANGDRAWLLDHKVAEEMKRIAPYAKTALRMRRAFTSRVIEYALDEGITQFVELGSGHVHTSAAHAAVIGADAEQDPTIVLVDHDPLVLAHGRGDFEDDPRARHRSNMVRGNLFAVGTMLTHLSTKGLLDLTQRVCVLAVDLLHFAEPGIDGRSVPRRLAQRLHPGSLVAITHLTDEPLLAPANPGDLVALRAVTARWCRAHQRCVPPHPQPCSVDEFARLFTDLDLLDPGITTTRRWPEPEETRHPRAPYTLAAVGRVPERRADVSRTGAP, encoded by the coding sequence ATGAGCGTGACGATCTCGCCGATGCCCGAGGAACGCGGGCGCTACTGGAATGGGTTGTGTTCTCATCCGCACGGCGGATGCGGGGCGACCTTTACCTGGCCACACAACCGGATTCGCCAACAGCGCCACTGGGGCGAACTGCCGCGCTTATGCCTGTGTTATCCGCATATCTCGCGGGTGGAGAACGCGATCGTCGCCAACGGCGACCGGGCATGGCTGCTCGATCACAAAGTCGCCGAGGAAATGAAACGCATCGCCCCGTACGCGAAAACGGCGCTGCGGATGCGGCGCGCCTTTACGTCCCGGGTGATCGAGTACGCGCTGGACGAAGGCATCACCCAGTTCGTGGAACTGGGGTCAGGACACGTGCACACCAGCGCGGCACACGCGGCGGTGATCGGCGCGGACGCTGAGCAGGATCCCACGATCGTGCTCGTCGACCACGACCCGCTCGTCCTTGCCCACGGTCGGGGCGACTTCGAGGACGACCCCCGCGCTCGGCACCGATCGAACATGGTGCGGGGAAACCTCTTCGCTGTCGGCACGATGCTCACCCACCTGTCCACGAAGGGATTGCTCGATCTCACCCAACGCGTGTGCGTACTGGCAGTCGACCTCTTGCACTTCGCCGAACCCGGAATCGACGGCCGCTCCGTGCCGCGACGCCTAGCACAACGTCTGCATCCGGGCAGTCTTGTCGCGATCACGCACCTGACGGACGAGCCGTTGCTCGCGCCCGCGAACCCCGGCGATCTCGTGGCCTTGCGGGCGGTCACGGCCCGCTGGTGCCGAGCACACCAACGCTGTGTGCCGCCGCACCCGCAGCCTTGCAGCGTCGATGAGTTCGCCCGGCTGTTTACTGATCTCGATCTGCTCGACCCGGGCATCACCACGACCCGGCGCTGGCCCGAGCCGGAGGAGACCCGCCACCCCCGCGCGCCCTACACCCTCGCCGCGGTCGGACGTGTTCCCGAACGCCGCGCCGACGTCAGCCGGACGGGCGCGCCATGA
- a CDS encoding S1 family peptidase, whose product MSFTAAVTVSIAAALTAPVTTAVADTPPPVEPMIVGGHPATSAPAGITSLQYDAPAHGAKYIDYHTCGAALVFRGWVVTAAHCVTDPPTGAANGSTARRFAADAAPIPTADKAFHVRVGSLDRLSGGETATVTKIVVHPGWNWAQGAPKNKVSDIAMLKLDHLLQQPTVQLARDTARRDSKISLYGWGVTEPDSTSTDLPLHLQQLDTRVTAPSRCADAAMSVGELCTDNPSGTDGSCYGDSGGPALATVNGVQQLVGGASRAATEFCGTAPDVYTSSPDFRDWIYHVARTGNAT is encoded by the coding sequence ATGTCGTTCACAGCAGCCGTCACGGTGAGCATCGCCGCCGCGCTGACCGCCCCGGTGACCACAGCGGTCGCCGACACCCCGCCTCCGGTCGAACCGATGATCGTCGGCGGGCACCCGGCCACGAGCGCTCCTGCCGGTATCACCTCGCTGCAGTACGACGCGCCCGCGCACGGCGCCAAGTACATCGACTACCACACCTGCGGCGCGGCCTTGGTGTTCCGAGGCTGGGTGGTCACCGCCGCACACTGCGTCACCGACCCGCCAACAGGTGCGGCCAACGGGTCCACGGCCCGGCGATTCGCAGCCGACGCGGCGCCGATCCCGACCGCGGACAAGGCGTTTCACGTCCGGGTCGGCAGTCTCGATCGGCTCTCCGGCGGGGAAACCGCGACGGTGACCAAGATCGTGGTCCACCCCGGCTGGAACTGGGCCCAAGGCGCGCCCAAGAACAAGGTCTCGGACATCGCCATGCTCAAGCTCGACCACCTGCTCCAGCAGCCGACCGTCCAGCTGGCGCGCGACACCGCCCGTCGGGACAGCAAGATCAGCCTCTACGGCTGGGGCGTGACCGAGCCCGACAGCACCAGCACCGACCTGCCGCTGCACCTGCAACAGCTCGACACCCGCGTCACCGCGCCCTCCCGCTGCGCGGACGCGGCCATGTCCGTCGGCGAGCTGTGCACCGACAACCCCTCGGGCACGGACGGCAGCTGCTACGGAGACTCCGGCGGGCCCGCCCTGGCCACCGTCAACGGCGTGCAGCAGCTCGTCGGCGGCGCCAGCCGCGCCGCCACCGAATTCTGCGGCACCGCGCCCGACGTGTACACCAGCTCACCGGACTTCCGGGACTGGATTTACCACGTCGCCCGCACCGGCAACGCCACCTAA
- a CDS encoding SAM-dependent methyltransferase → MNHTTSATANDAPRWPTPDFSRLEQPNTARIADWAAGNSHNTGVDRYFGEQVALLLPVGDIARHNLAFATDVLHHALDHGVRQVLVLGCGMPTGPTWRHQATLAHPGIRAVHVDYDPIVTAACTIARQQHSNPASEILTADLRDPDAILASTAVRSTLDLTQPVLLLATAVLHHVPDEHHPADILARYRDALAPGSYLALSHLTPPDKPEDHLRLSAALNLYRSIEQPLTPRSRRTLSRWLSGLDTIPADHHDGPFLHCVAARIPDADVQDQ, encoded by the coding sequence ATGAACCACACGACAAGCGCGACCGCGAACGACGCCCCACGATGGCCGACACCGGACTTCTCCCGGCTCGAACAACCCAACACGGCCCGGATCGCGGACTGGGCCGCCGGAAACAGCCACAACACCGGCGTCGACCGGTATTTCGGCGAACAAGTCGCACTCCTGCTACCCGTCGGCGACATCGCCCGCCATAACCTCGCCTTCGCCACCGACGTACTGCATCACGCGCTCGACCACGGGGTCCGGCAGGTACTCGTCCTCGGTTGCGGCATGCCCACCGGGCCCACCTGGCGGCACCAGGCCACGCTTGCCCATCCCGGAATCCGCGCGGTTCATGTCGACTACGACCCCATCGTGACCGCCGCCTGCACGATCGCCCGGCAACAGCATTCCAACCCGGCGAGCGAGATCCTCACCGCCGACCTGCGCGACCCCGACGCGATCCTGGCCAGCACAGCGGTGCGGAGCACCCTCGACCTGACCCAACCCGTGCTCCTGCTGGCCACCGCCGTCCTGCACCACGTCCCGGACGAACACCACCCCGCCGACATCCTCGCCCGCTACCGCGACGCCCTCGCCCCCGGCAGCTACCTCGCGCTCTCCCACCTCACGCCCCCGGACAAGCCCGAAGACCATCTCCGCCTGTCGGCCGCGCTGAACCTCTATCGCAGCATCGAACAACCACTCACGCCCCGATCCCGCCGCACGCTCAGCCGCTGGCTGTCCGGCCTCGACACGATCCCGGCCGACCACCACGACGGCCCGTTCCTGCACTGCGTCGCCGCACGCATCCCCGACGCCGACGTCCAAGACCAGTAA
- a CDS encoding SAM-dependent methyltransferase: MAHINSTHPMCPSLDTTRPGVARVRDAALGGKDNYSIDRDLVAELEHATPGFKDLVRAERAWHVRAVRYLAGIGMDQFLDCGVGLPTLFDNTHEVAQRHNSDARVAYADADCIVVAHGRALLQDGECSLVLQADYTYPEELLPAAGAFLDFTRPIGLLLTDTLHHVEDDAHPDKLMATYRDALAPGSAVVVSHWWDPGTGPEHDAACALEATWQVRCPNTGRYRTRAEIEALLDGLELVPPGLVAFDDWWPDGPSMTAPTPTRRLGLAAVGIKP; encoded by the coding sequence ATGGCGCACATCAACAGCACCCACCCGATGTGTCCCTCGCTGGACACCACCCGCCCTGGGGTAGCCCGGGTGCGCGATGCCGCGCTGGGCGGCAAGGACAACTACTCCATCGACCGGGACCTGGTGGCCGAGCTCGAACACGCGACACCCGGCTTCAAAGACCTGGTCCGCGCCGAACGCGCGTGGCACGTCCGCGCCGTGCGGTACCTCGCCGGCATCGGGATGGACCAGTTCCTCGACTGCGGCGTCGGGCTGCCGACCCTGTTCGACAACACCCACGAGGTCGCCCAGCGCCACAACTCCGACGCTCGGGTCGCCTACGCCGACGCCGATTGCATCGTCGTGGCCCACGGTCGCGCCCTGCTGCAAGACGGCGAGTGCAGCCTCGTCCTTCAGGCCGACTACACCTATCCTGAAGAACTCCTGCCCGCCGCCGGTGCGTTCCTGGATTTCACCCGCCCGATCGGGCTGCTGCTCACCGACACCCTGCACCACGTCGAGGACGACGCCCATCCCGACAAGCTCATGGCGACCTACCGTGACGCGCTCGCACCCGGTTCCGCCGTCGTCGTGAGCCACTGGTGGGATCCCGGCACCGGCCCTGAGCACGACGCCGCGTGCGCGTTGGAGGCCACCTGGCAGGTCCGCTGTCCCAATACTGGCCGTTACCGCACCCGCGCCGAGATCGAGGCCCTGCTCGACGGACTGGAACTCGTGCCGCCCGGCCTCGTGGCGTTCGACGACTGGTGGCCCGACGGCCCCAGCATGACCGCACCGACGCCAACCAGGCGTCTCGGACTCGCCGCCGTCGGAATCAAACCCTGA